In Candidatus Hydrogenedentota bacterium, a single window of DNA contains:
- a CDS encoding carbohydrate kinase, producing MPHYDLLVLGAVSKDIIITPEDVEHSVGGAVVYSSVALRHLGAKLLAVTKLHPDDRAALEVFDRHGVPYLVRESRTTTSIRNTYHTADRDRRTCEALGMAEPFTLADVPADATADVYYLGGLMKGEFPEELVLEMCARGRVAIDAQGFMRVNDNGPMVFRDWDRKREVIRAVHYLKTDHAEAETLTGEKNRVRAAKMLASWGAKEVMLTHHTEVLVCAEGEIHAAPFTARNLSGRTGRGDTCFASYCYWRRNHSAEEACRFAAAVTSRKMERPGPFTGTVEDAVE from the coding sequence ATGCCCCATTACGACCTTCTTGTTCTCGGCGCCGTGTCCAAGGACATCATCATCACCCCGGAGGACGTGGAGCACTCCGTCGGCGGCGCGGTGGTCTACTCCTCCGTCGCCCTGCGCCATCTGGGGGCGAAGCTGCTGGCGGTGACCAAGCTGCACCCGGACGACCGGGCGGCGCTGGAGGTCTTCGACCGCCACGGCGTGCCGTACCTTGTCCGGGAGTCCCGCACCACCACGTCCATCCGGAACACCTACCACACGGCGGACCGGGACCGGCGCACCTGCGAGGCCCTGGGCATGGCCGAGCCGTTCACCCTGGCGGACGTGCCCGCGGACGCCACGGCGGACGTGTACTACCTGGGCGGGCTCATGAAGGGCGAGTTCCCGGAGGAGCTGGTACTGGAGATGTGCGCCCGGGGCCGGGTCGCCATTGACGCGCAGGGCTTCATGCGGGTCAACGACAACGGCCCCATGGTCTTCCGCGACTGGGACCGGAAGCGCGAGGTCATCCGCGCCGTCCACTACCTGAAGACCGACCACGCCGAGGCGGAAACCCTCACGGGCGAGAAGAACCGGGTGCGCGCCGCGAAGATGCTTGCCTCCTGGGGGGCGAAGGAGGTCATGCTCACACACCACACCGAGGTGCTGGTGTGCGCGGAGGGCGAAATCCACGCCGCGCCCTTCACGGCGCGAAACCTTTCCGGGCGCACCGGGCGCGGCGACACCTGCTTCGCCTCGTATTGCTATTGGCGCCGGAACCATTCGGCGGAGGAGGCCTGCCGCTTCGCCGCGGCCGTCACCTCGCGGAAGATGGAGCGCCCCGGCCCCTTCACCGGAACCGTCGAGGACGCCGTGGAGTAG